Genomic segment of Raphanus sativus cultivar WK10039 unplaced genomic scaffold, ASM80110v3 Scaffold3862, whole genome shotgun sequence:
ACAGTATGAAAGTCATTAAGCTGCAGTCATGGGAAGAGGAGTTCAAGAGACGGATAGAGTCTTTCCGTGCTGACGAGTTCAGATGGTTGGCTAAGGCACAAATGACAAAGGCCTTTGGTACTTTCCTGTATTGGCTGTCTCCAACAATAATTTCTGCTGTTATATTTGTGGCGTGTGGTTTACTGAAAAGTGCTCCACTGAACGCAAGCACCATCTTCACTGTTTTAGCTACACTGAGAGTTATGTCAGAGCCTGTTAGGCTTATACCTGAAGCCATCTCTTCTATCATCCAAGTCAATGTCTCTTTCGACAGGATAAACAACTTCTTGCTTGGTGATGAGCTGAAGATTGATGAGATTGCGAGAAGTGGTCTGGAGGAATCTGGAAATGTAGTAGTTGACATACAAGCTGGTAACTTCAGCTGGGATCCAGAGATGATAAGGATCCCAACTCTAACGAACATAAACTTGGACATAAAGTATGGGCAAACAGTTGCGGTTTGTGGACCAGTTGGTGCTGGAAAATCATCGTTGTTGCATGCATTGCTCGGAGAGATACCTAAAGTTTCTGGAACTGTAAGTCTGTTTGTTCATTATGTATAAGTATGTTTGCTAAAAGATGGTTTCTTATGTTGTCCATTTGAAACAGGTTAAGGTCTGTGGGTCCATAGCTTATGTTTCTCAGACCTCTTGGATTCAAAGTGGCACCATAAGGGACAACATCCTCTATGGAAAGCCAATGGAAGCCAGACGATACAATGCTGCTATTGAAGCATGTGCGTTGGATAAGGACTTGAGTGACTTTAGACATGGTGATCTCACAGAGATAGGACAAAGAGGGCTTAACTTGAGTGGAGGGCAAAAGCAAAGGATTCAGCTGGCATGTGCCGTCTATGCAGATGCTGATGTTTACCTGCTTGATGATCCTTTTAGTGCTGTGGATGCTCATACTGCTGGAGTTCTTTTTCATGTAAGTAATAACATTTCTTTTGCTCAAAGGCTGCTTCTTAATATGTTTTAGTTATTATGACTGTAGAAATGTGTTGAGGACTCGCTGAGGGAGAAAACTGTTGTTCTTGTCACTCACCAAGTTGAATTCCTCTCAGAAGTTGATCAAATTCTGGTAATAATTTAGTAGCTGATAGAAAAAAGACTGCATTTGTCTTAACTTATTAATGATTTGATGTCCTTAATCAGGTTATGGAAGAGGGAAGAATCACTCAATCAGGTAAGTATGAGGATCTCTTAAAGATGGGGACTGCATTCCAGCAGCTGGTGAATGCTCATAATGAAAGCATGGGAGATCTTAGGCAAGTAGGTATAAACAGAGAGATGGGAAACAACGATGTTGTTGTCGATAAAGTAAAAGAAGAAACCACAGCAATGGATATAAGAGGGATCCAACTTacccaagaagaagaaaaagagtcaGGTTATGTTGGGTTGAAACCTTTCTTGGACTACTTCCGTGTCTCCCAAGGATGGTTTCTTCTATCAGCAACCGTATTGGGACAGGTTGGTTTTGTAGTTTTCCAGGCTGCATCAACGTACTGGCTTGCGTTTGCTATTGGGATCCCTAAACTCTCAACCACAATGGTTATTGGCGTCTACAGCATTATCTCCACACTTAGTGCTGGTTTTGTATACTCTAGAGCTGTTACCACTGCCTACCTTGGGCTAAAAGCTTCCAAAGCTTTCTTCTCTGGTTTCACAAATGCAGTCTTCAAAGCCCCCATGCTTTTCTTTGATTCTACTCCAGTTGGACGCATTCTCACCCGAGTAAGATCGCTTTTGCTTTTACATGTATATGGACAACACTAGATCTCAATTATGATATGACTGAATGTGTAAATTTT
This window contains:
- the LOC108830490 gene encoding ABC transporter C family member 8-like isoform X3 is translated as MHTVWESSYGGSTQDGALHSSFCCPHLYSLEWLAQEPFQDKRLRSTSEILNSMKVIKLQSWEEEFKRRIESFRADEFRWLAKAQMTKAFGTFLYWLSPTIISAVIFVACGLLKSAPLNASTIFTVLATLRVMSEPVRLIPEAISSIIQVNVSFDRINNFLLGDELKIDEIARSGLEESGNVVVDIQAGNFSWDPEMIRIPTLTNINLDIKYGQTVAVCGPVGAGKSSLLHALLGEIPKVSGTVKVCGSIAYVSQTSWIQSGTIRDNILYGKPMEARRYNAAIEACALDKDLSDFRHGDLTEIGQRGLNLSGGQKQRIQLACAVYADADVYLLDDPFSAVDAHTAGVLFHKCVEDSLREKTVVLVTHQVEFLSEVDQILVMEEGRITQSGKYEDLLKMGTAFQQLVNAHNESMGDLRQVGINREMGNNDVVVDKVKEETTAMDIRGIQLTQEEEKESGYVGLKPFLDYFRVSQGWFLLSATVLGQVGFVVFQAASTYWLAFAIGIPKLSTTMVIGVYSIISTLSAGFVYSRAVTTAYLGLKASKAFFSGFTNAVFKAPMLFFDSTPVGRILTRASSDMNILDFDIPSAFILVVVPAIELTAALIIMTYVTWQVIIIALLALAATKVVQDYYLASARELIRINGTTKAPVMNYAAETSLGVVTIRAFGTVDRFFRSYLNLVDADAALFFLSNAAMEWVIMRIEILQNMTLFTCALLLILIPKGYIAPGLVGLSLSYALTLTQTQVFLTRWYCTLSNSIISVERIQQYMSIPEEPPAVVDGRRPPSSWPPNGTIHLQDLKIRYRPNAPSVLKGISCTFREGTRVGVVGRTGSGKSTLISALFRLVEPASGCILIDGIDISKIGLKDLRMKLSIIPQEPTLFRGCIRTNLDPLGVYSDDEIWKALEKCQLKTTISNLPNKLDSSVSEEGENWSVGQRQLFCLGRVLLKRNKILVLDEATASIDSATDAIIQKTIREEFAECTVITVAHRVPTVIDSDMVMVLSFGDLVEYSEPWKLMETDSYFSKLVAEYWASCRGHSSQNLQVHI